A single genomic interval of Dysidea avara chromosome 8, odDysAvar1.4, whole genome shotgun sequence harbors:
- the LOC136264983 gene encoding U3 small nucleolar ribonucleoprotein protein MPP10-like codes for MTPSCSAVLPQAVNDQSKMEQRSESGHCSGDDYSRKLPPTSDDRFFNVSQFLQEEDNNDDLDDYDFDDENSATIYTRPQSTHVKQQQKLKKLIKNLEGESVTDKPWQLTGEITSQHRPANSLLEEVFTFDHMTRITPTITEETTRNLEEIIKQRILDEAWDDIERKMKPVEKPLEYTHAQPLDQTKSSLSLAETYGQEFLKQSQAEDKEDTRHLEIKELMFRLFHKLDTLSNLHFTPKPAKPDIKVVMVNVPSLAIEEVTPSFQSDTKLSTPQVKNRSHYVGQTEKTKTDKLRERRKKKKRTKIFIKSKADAQKFVNKFTSSC; via the exons ATGACACCAAGTTGTTCAGCTGTACTACCACAAGCAGTAAATGATCAGAGCAAAATGGAGCAACGATCAGAAAGTGGTCACTGTAGTGGTGACGATTACTCTAGAAAATTACCACCAACAAGTGATGATAGATTTTTCAATGTATCCCAGTTTTTACAAGAGGAAG ACAATAATGATGACCTTGATGATTATGATTTTGATGatgagaattcagctactatTTACACTAGACCTCAATCTACACAtgtaaaacaacaacaaaag TTGAAGAAACTGATCAAAAATTTAGAAGGGGAGAGTGTAACTGACAAACCATGGCAACTCACTGGAGAGATCACCTCCCAACACAGACCGGCCAACAGCTTGTTGGAAGAAGTGTTTACATTTGATCACATGACCAGGATCACACCCACCATCACTGAAGAGACCACCAGGAACCTGGAGGAGATTATCAAGCAAcgaatccttgatgag GCTTGGGATGACATTGAAAGAAAAATGAAACCAGTTGAAAAACCTCTTGAGTATACTCATGCTCAACCACTGGATCAGACGAAGAGTTCACTGAGTCTAGCGGAAACTTATGGACAAGAGTTTCTGAAGCAATCACAG GCTGAGGATAAGGAAGATACAAGACATTTGGAAATTAAAGAGTTGATGTTCAGACTGTTCCACAAGTTAGATACATTATCAAATTTACACTTCACTCCTAAGCCA GCCAAGCCAGACATTAAGGTGGTGATGGTAAATGTACCATCATTAGCTATTGAAGAAGTGACACCATCATTTCAAAGTGACACTAAGTTGTCAACTCCTCAAGTAaaaaacagatcacactatgTTGGACAAACTGAGAAAACAAAGACCGACAAACTTAGAGAGAGACGAAAGAAAAAGAAACGGACAAAGATTTTCATCAAATCAAAAGCTGACGCACAGAAGTTTGTAAATAAATTTACGAGCAGCTGCTAG
- the LOC136264984 gene encoding uncharacterized protein, which yields MADVEKSELSRTVINECQQSTITMQFRIGKDRRRYNMPHHDEVAVVFVGEDGAPPMDRDIIVYPRNQPLQNISYMSANCDPMIYPLLFPCGDPGWHCGLTHVEQYSTVKRNRVTMLQFYTYRLAIRKDFNPIHHSKKLFQQYLVDAYVKVESQRLDYIRRNQQQLRVEKYRGLMDQMNSNANDMSLPPGKVVILPSTFQGSPRSLLQNYQDAMALISKYGKPDLFLTFTCNPKWQEITENLHDGEMPINRPDLLARVFKLKLKELLEDITVHHVLGKVVAKIHVIEFQKRGLPHCHLLIHLHPDDKLRNSEDIDHIISAEIPDQNANHKLYDIVQSCMIHGPCGYLRPGSVCMEDNTCTKGYPKEFCEHTIESVDGYPKYQRRDNGRSLNVMNVTVDNRWVVPYNPWLLLKYGAHINLEACMSIKSVKYLYKYVYKGHDCIQLEFEEKFNHDEIHTFVDARYISAPEAAWRLFEFPMHQQSHTIVCLAVHLPDEQSVYFYHGEEEHALLNASHNDTHLTAWFKLNQVDSDANSLLYTEIPSHYIFDCKSRKWKKRQRGGDKVISRIYAVSPNETERYYLRNVLLHTPGANSYADLLKVGDRKCNSFKETCHCLGLLKDDAQWHNTLAEAATFQMPYQLRRMLAIILTHGDPAEPLQLWEDHKADIIEDYLRRLSFNDAVQCGLRDLNSLLIQTGKSLIDYGIPLPVEHEVECDAQPDYDLNQVAIWRSQLNVLQRDLANAVLDSVMSPNEFNPRLFYLDGPGGSGKTFTYNYLVAELRSRGCKVATAAWTGIAATLVIGGHTVHSLFKLPVPLLDTSSCNISPTSNYAAMLREVSLFVVDESSMVPVYAFDAIDRLLRDITGNSKAFGGKVFLWGGDFRQVLPVVCHGHPSAIVENCIKSSTLWPCVAKYQLTTNMRVHQDEAEFCEWLLNLGDGKLPIRDSPPFNGCIQIPGHCVTDSVVKSVFGDELIHDRVILCPTNDESLKLNETILNLLPGQPRMYFSYDDIVSDDDNERAQYPIEFLNSLTPSGIPPHRLTLKVGAVVILLRNMNVH from the coding sequence ATGGCAGATGTGGAGAAAAGTGAATTATCCAGGACTGTAATTAATGAATGCCAACAATCGACAATCACAATGCAATTCAGAATTGGTAAAGATCGGCGAAGGTACAACATGCCACATCATGATGAAGTTGCGGTGGTGTTTGTTGGGGAGGATGGTGCACCTCCAATGGATCGTGACATCATTGTATATCCAAGAAATCAACCTTTACAGAACATATCTTACATGTCAGCCAACTGTGACCCAATGATATATCCACTACTGTTTCCATGTGGTGATCCTGGTTGGCACTGTGGGTTAACACATGTTGAGCAATATTCCACAGTAAAACGCAACAGAGTCACAATGTTGCAATTTTACACATACAGATTGGCTATAAGGAAAGACTTCAATCCAATTCACCATAGCAAGAAACTATTTCAACAATACTTGGTTGATGCCTATGTGAAGGTAGAGAGTCAGCGTCTTGACTATATACGGCGCAATCAACAACAGCTTAGGGTTGAAAAGTACCGAGGCTTAATGGACCAGATGAATAGCAATGCCAATGATATGAGCTTACCACCTGGCAAGGTAGTGATCTTACCTTCTACTTTTCAGGGAAGTCCACGCTCCTTGCTACAGAACTATCAGGATGCAATGGCTTTAATTTCTAAATATGGAAAGCCAGATTTGTTTTTAACATTTACATGCAACCCAAAGTGGCAGGAAATCACTGAGAACTTGCATGATGGTGAAATGCCAATTAATCGCCCAGATTTGTTGGCCAGAGTTTTTAAATTGAAATTGAAGGAGTTGTTGGAAGACATCACCGTACACCATGTACTTGGCAAAGTGGTAGCCAAAATTCATGTCATTGAATTTCAGAAACGTGGACTACCACATTGTCACTTACTGATTCACCTTCATCCTGATGATAAATTACGCAACTCTGAGGATATCGATCATATCATTTCTGCAGAAATACCTGATCAGAATGCGAATCATAAACTTTATGACATAGTGCAATCATGCATGATACATGGTCCATGTGGATATCTAAGGCCTGGATCGGTATGTATGGAGGACAACACGTGCACTAAAGGTTATCCTAAAGAGTTTTGTGAACATACAATTGAATCAGTAGATGGATATCCCAAATATCAACGCAGAGATAATGGTAGATCACTGAATGTGATGAATGTTACCGTGGATAATCGGTGGGTTGTTCCATACAATCCATGGCTGTTATTGAAGTATGGAGCTCATATTAACCTAGAGGCATGTATGTCGATTAAATCAGTGAAGTATCTGTACAAATATGTCTATAAGGGGCATGATTGCATTCAGCTGGAATTTGAGGAGAAGTTTAATCATGATGAAATACATACATTTGTTGATGCCAGATATATAAGCGCACCAGAGGCAGCTTGGAGATTATTTGAATTTCCAATGCACCAACAATCTCATACAATTGTATGTCTTGCTGTGCACCTACCTGATGAACAAAGTGTATATTTTTATCATGGTGAGGAGGAACATGCACTGCTGAATGCAAGTCATAATGATACACACTTAACAGCTTGGTTCAAGCTAAATCAAGTTGATTCTGATGCAAATAGTTTACTATACACTGAGATTCCATCACATTATATATTTGACTGTAAATCAAGGAAATGGAAGAAACGTCAGAGAGGAGGTGACAAAGTAATAAGTAGAATTTATGCAGTATCACCCAATGAGACAGAGAGGTACTATTTGCGCAATGTGCTATTACATACCCCCGGTGCCAATAGTTATGCAGATTTACTTAAAGTTGGTGATAGGAAATGTAATTCATTCAAGGAAACTTGCCATTGTTTGGGTTTGCTAAAGGATGATGCACAATGGCACAATACCTTGGCTGAAGCTGCTACCTTTCAGATGCCATATCAGCTTAGGAGAATGCTGGCCATTATATTAACACATGGTGATCCTGCCGAACCATTGCAGCTATGGGAAGACCATAAGGCAGATATAATTGAAGATTATTTGAGAAGACTATCATTTAATGATGCAGTCCAATGTGGCCTACGTGATTTAAATTCATTGCTTATTCAGACAGGCAAATCATTAATTGATTATGGTATTCCTTTACCAGTTGAGCATGAAGTTGAATGTGATGCACAACCAGATTATGACCTCAATCAAGTTGCAATCTGGCGTTCTCAACTGAATGTACTACAGAGAGATTTAGCTAATGCTGTGTTGGATTCTGTCATGTCACCTAATGAATTTAATCCTAGACTGTTTTATTTGGATGGACCAGGTGGAAGTGGAAAAACCTTTACGTATAACTATTTAGTTGCAGAGTTGCGTAGTAGGGGATGCAAGGTTGCTACTGCTGCCTGGACTGGTATTGCAGCCACCCTAGTGATTGGGGGACATACAGTTCACAGTCTGTTTAAGCTGCCTGTACCACTGCTTGATACCAGCTCCTGCAATATCTCACCTACATCGAACTATGCAGCTATGCTAAGAGAAGTATCTCTTTTTGTTGTTGATGAATCCTCCATGGTACCAGTCTATGCCTTTGATGCCATTGATAGGCTATTAAGAGACATTACAGGCAACAGTAAGGCTTTTGGTGGCAAAGTATTTTTGTGGGGAGGTGACTTTCGTCAGGTGCTTCCAGTTGTATGTCATGGACATCCATCTGCCATTGTTGAAAACTGCATTAAAAGTTCCACACTTTGGCCATGTGTAGCCAAATATCAACTCACAACCAACATGAGGGTGCATCAGGATGAAGCTGAATTTTGTGAATGGCTATTAAATCTTGGTGATGGAAAGTTACCAATTAGAGACAGTCCACCCTTTAATGGATGCATTCAAATTCCAGGCCATTGTGTAACGGATTCTGTAGTGAAATCAGTCTTTGGAGATGAATTAATCCACGACCGAGTGATACTTTGCCCTACAAATGATGAATCACTTAAACTCAATGAGACTATATTAAATCTACTTCCTGGTCAGCCACGCATGTACTTTAGTTATGATGATATAGTgtctgatgatgacaatgaacgTGCACAATATCCTATTGAGTTTCTCAACAGCTTGACACCATCAGGTATACCACCACATCGCCTTACACTGAAGGTTGGCGCAGTTGTAATACTATTGCGTAATATGAATGTCCATTAA
- the LOC136265095 gene encoding uncharacterized protein: MVVVHFIVLLALVAPALAVYGDLRINGDGDSGRLEFKRSDGSWGTVCDDGFDNDAGDVACRQLGYKRLGSVNKYDYSNNVNPANLRVAICYTQCNGHEDKLTHCLLSHCGAFYYCSHYEDIAIACTDDLPVGAVVGIVFGVLFFIGCVCCCIAILLCCCIPSCGCYYKGHVQHTRIATTSYNRANDTATIVEPPPPYSATDTYPPPTDTSPTTQLPATITQIPVVPDSPPAPYPTDFLPDNLLTANGNAVPDYPVKQGNFTE; encoded by the exons ATGGTTGTGGTTCACTTCATCGTACTGTTGGCTCTTGTGGCTCCCGCCCTAGCAG TGTATGGTGATCTGAGGATTAATGGCGATGGGGACTCTGGCAGACTGGAGTTTAAGAGGTCAGATGGTTCGTGGGGTACAGTGTGTGATGATGGATTTGATAATGATGCTGGAGATGTGGCTTGCCGTCAGTTAGGATATAAGCGGCTCGGTAGTGTAAACAAATATGATTACAGCAACAA TGTCAATCCAGCTAACCTGCGTGTTGCTATTTGCTATACACAATGTAATGGACATGAGGACAAGCTAACACACTGTTTATTGTCACATTGTGGAGCATTCTATTACTGTAGCCACTATGAAGACATTGCCATTGCTTGTA CTGACGATCTACCTGTTGGTGCTGTTGTTGGTATTGTCTTTGGAGTTCTCTTCTTCATTGGATGTGTTTGTTGCTGTATTGCTATCTTACTCTGCTGTTGTATACCAAGTTGTGGCTGTTATTACAAAGGACATGTACAACATACCAGGATAGCAACCACATCATATAACCGTGCTAACGATACTGCTACTATTGTTGAGCCACCACCTCCATACTCTGCTACTGATACTTATCCACCACCAACAGATACCTCACCCACCACTCAACTACCAGCTACCATTACTCAGATTCCTGTTGTTCCTGATAGTCCACCTGCTCCCTACCCTACCGATTTTTTGCCAGATAATCTGCTAACAGCAAATGGTAATGCTGTTCCTGATTACCCTGTTAAGCAGGGAAATTTTACTGAATGA